One Cellulosimicrobium protaetiae genomic region harbors:
- a CDS encoding NUDIX domain-containing protein, with product MSGVPGVDVPDHRGRTGLDRAGRALRRNSDVVVRDVELTSQGWHVLRRTTFDLRRRDGCWQTLQRETYDRGDGATILLHDAARSTVLLTRQFRFPAYVNDHEDGMLLETAAGLLDDDDPETAIRREVAEELGVTVGPVARVFTAYMSPGSVTEKVHFFAAPYTSRDRTGTGGGVAAEGEDIEVVELAFDDALAMIADGRIVDGKTIMLLQWWALAADRRPGG from the coding sequence GTGAGCGGGGTCCCCGGGGTCGACGTCCCCGACCACCGCGGCCGGACGGGCCTCGACAGGGCCGGCCGCGCGTTGCGACGGAACTCCGACGTCGTCGTCCGTGACGTCGAGCTCACGTCGCAGGGGTGGCACGTGCTGCGCCGCACGACCTTCGACCTCCGGCGCCGGGACGGGTGCTGGCAGACGCTCCAGCGCGAGACGTACGACCGTGGGGACGGGGCGACGATCCTGCTCCACGACGCGGCGCGGTCGACCGTCCTGCTCACGCGGCAGTTCCGGTTCCCGGCGTACGTCAACGACCACGAGGACGGCATGCTCCTCGAGACCGCCGCCGGACTGCTGGACGACGACGACCCCGAGACCGCGATCCGGCGCGAGGTCGCCGAGGAGCTGGGCGTGACCGTCGGGCCGGTCGCGCGTGTCTTCACCGCCTACATGAGCCCGGGATCCGTCACCGAGAAGGTGCACTTCTTCGCGGCGCCCTACACTTCGCGGGACCGCACGGGCACGGGCGGAGGCGTGGCGGCGGAGGGCGAGGACATCGAGGTCGTCGAGCTCGCGTTCGACGACGCCCTGGCGATGATCGCCGACGGCCGCATCGTCGACGGCAAGACCATCATGCTGCTGCAGTGGTGGGCGCTCGCCGCTGATCGACGACCGGGCGGATGA
- a CDS encoding DUF4406 domain-containing protein, with amino-acid sequence MNRPLLVLIAGPYRSGTAGDHAAMEANLHRLEEAAWPVFEAGHVPMIGEWVALPVLRSAGATVDDDLAADVLYPTAERLLEHCDAVLRLPGESAGADQDVAIATARGLPVFHDVSELPRRVETPRASAR; translated from the coding sequence ATGAACCGACCTCTGCTCGTCCTCATCGCCGGCCCGTACCGCTCGGGGACCGCCGGCGACCATGCCGCCATGGAGGCCAACCTGCACCGCCTCGAGGAGGCCGCCTGGCCCGTCTTCGAAGCGGGGCACGTCCCCATGATCGGCGAGTGGGTCGCGCTCCCCGTCCTGCGCTCGGCGGGCGCCACGGTCGACGACGACCTCGCGGCCGACGTGCTGTACCCGACAGCAGAGCGACTCCTGGAGCACTGCGACGCCGTGCTGCGCCTGCCTGGCGAGTCGGCGGGGGCCGACCAGGACGTCGCGATCGCCACGGCCCGTGGCCTCCCCGTCTTCCACGACGTCTCCGAGCTGCCCCGCCGCGTCGAGACACCTCGAGCGAGCGCCCGGTGA
- a CDS encoding DeoR/GlpR family DNA-binding transcription regulator: protein MLAAERRDLLLATLRRDGKIVAKTAAAELGLSEDSIRRDLRELAAEGLCQRVYGGALPVSPAVADYAGRRQVAVEGKERVASAAVRLIDPGSTVILDGGTTALAVAAALPPDLRCTVVTHSPTVATALVEHPVADVIVLGGRLFKHSAVTSGAATVEAAQHVSADLFLLGVTGIHPDAGLTTGDPDEAATKRALAARAAETYVLGSSEKVGAASPFRVVGFADVAGVVTDADPASDVVRALSERTRVLPA, encoded by the coding sequence ATGCTGGCCGCCGAGAGACGAGACCTCCTGCTCGCGACCCTCCGCCGCGACGGCAAGATCGTCGCGAAGACCGCGGCGGCGGAGCTCGGGCTCTCGGAGGACAGCATCCGCCGGGACCTGCGCGAGCTGGCCGCCGAGGGGCTCTGCCAGCGCGTGTACGGCGGGGCGCTGCCGGTCTCGCCCGCGGTCGCCGACTACGCGGGACGCCGGCAGGTCGCCGTCGAGGGCAAGGAGCGGGTCGCGTCCGCCGCGGTCCGCCTGATCGACCCCGGGAGCACCGTCATCCTCGACGGCGGGACGACGGCCCTCGCCGTCGCGGCGGCACTGCCGCCGGACCTGCGGTGCACGGTGGTGACCCACAGCCCGACGGTCGCGACGGCGCTCGTCGAGCACCCGGTCGCCGACGTGATCGTCCTCGGCGGCAGGCTCTTCAAGCACTCGGCGGTGACCAGCGGGGCCGCGACGGTCGAGGCCGCCCAGCACGTGTCGGCCGACCTGTTCCTGCTCGGCGTCACCGGCATCCACCCGGACGCCGGGCTCACCACGGGCGACCCGGACGAGGCGGCGACGAAGCGGGCCCTCGCCGCGCGCGCGGCGGAGACGTACGTGCTGGGCTCGTCGGAGAAGGTCGGGGCCGCGTCGCCGTTCCGCGTGGTCGGGTTCGCCGACGTCGCCGGCGTCGTCACCGACGCCGACCCCGCGTCGGACGTCGTGCGCGCGCTCAGCGAACGGACCCGCGTGCTCCCCGCCTGA